Proteins encoded together in one Sylvia atricapilla isolate bSylAtr1 chromosome 2, bSylAtr1.pri, whole genome shotgun sequence window:
- the C2H12orf57 gene encoding protein C10 has translation MAASAQPPVPPALSAEQAKAVLAEVIKAFGAPENAQRMEEARDNACNDMGKMLQFLLPVATQIQQDVIKAYGFSSDGEGVLKFARLIKSYESQDPEIASMSGKLKAMFLPPMTLPPHGAGTGGVAAS, from the exons ATGGCGGCCTCCGCGCAGCCCCCGGTGCCGCCGGCGCTGAGCGCGGAGCAGGCGAAGG CGGTGCTGGCGGAGGTGATCAAGGCGTTCGGGGCGCCCGAGAACGCGCAGCGCATGGAGGAGGCTCGGGACAACGCCTGCAACGACATGGGCAAGATGCTGCAGTTCCTCCTGCCCGTGGCCACCCAGATCCAGCAGGACGTGATCAAGGCCTACGGGTTCAGCAGCGACGGCGAAG GCGTCCTCAAGTTCGCCCGGCTGATCAAGTCCTACGAGTCCCAGGACCCGGAGATCGCCAGCATGTCGGGCAAGCTCAAGGCCATGTTCCTGCCGCCCATGACGCTGCCGCCGCACGGGGCCGGCACCGGCGGAGTTGCTGCCTCCTGA